In a single window of the Pseudomonadota bacterium genome:
- a CDS encoding Fic family protein: protein MRRGSTGQYETTSVGGETIRAFIPNPLPPSPALALTDRRQCLLERATVALGRLDSVTLLLPDPNIFLYAYVRREAVLSSQIEGTQSSLAQLLLFEMEEALGVSIDDVLEVSHYVAALNHGLKRLQEDFPLSNRLIREMHGTLLSQGRGSDKSPGEFRRSQNWIGGTRPGNAHFVPPPPGQVEVCMAQLERFLHDSDNPYPTLIKAALAHVQFETIHPFLDGNGRIGRLLIAFILHHDRLLSQPLLYLSLYFKQHRQEYYRLLDLVRTEGDWETWLDFFLEGVEQIASNAVETAKRLLFLFQQDEQKIQALGRSASTTMRVFRVLCEHPLATLNRICESTGLSFPAGSKGMQQLETLDIVREITGQQRNRIFAYQQYLSILNEGTDK, encoded by the coding sequence ATGAGGCGTGGTTCTACCGGACAATACGAGACAACCAGCGTTGGGGGAGAAACAATACGAGCGTTTATTCCAAATCCGCTTCCACCTTCACCGGCATTGGCGTTGACTGACCGGCGTCAATGTTTGCTGGAACGCGCTACGGTGGCACTGGGTCGACTAGACAGCGTGACCTTGCTATTGCCCGATCCAAACATATTCCTTTACGCCTATGTCCGCCGTGAAGCCGTACTCTCTTCACAAATCGAAGGCACGCAATCATCACTGGCCCAATTGCTGCTTTTTGAAATGGAAGAGGCACTGGGGGTCTCCATTGACGATGTGCTGGAAGTTTCCCATTATGTCGCGGCGCTCAATCACGGGCTCAAACGATTGCAGGAAGATTTTCCCCTCTCCAACCGCCTGATTCGGGAAATGCATGGGACCCTCTTATCGCAAGGCCGCGGAAGCGATAAGTCCCCGGGCGAATTCCGGCGATCCCAAAACTGGATTGGGGGAACGCGCCCGGGCAATGCCCATTTTGTTCCCCCCCCGCCCGGTCAGGTTGAGGTATGTATGGCGCAGCTTGAGCGTTTCCTTCACGACTCAGACAATCCATATCCCACGCTCATCAAGGCGGCCCTGGCGCATGTTCAGTTTGAAACGATCCATCCCTTTTTGGATGGAAATGGTCGTATCGGACGGCTTCTCATTGCATTTATTTTGCACCACGACAGGCTGCTATCCCAGCCGCTTCTCTATCTCAGCCTCTATTTCAAGCAGCATCGGCAGGAATATTACCGCCTGCTGGACCTGGTTCGCACCGAAGGCGATTGGGAGACGTGGCTTGATTTTTTCCTGGAAGGTGTCGAGCAGATCGCGTCAAACGCCGTGGAAACAGCCAAAAGGTTGTTATTCCTCTTTCAGCAGGATGAGCAGAAAATTCAAGCACTGGGGCGATCCGCTTCTACAACTATGCGCGTTTTTCGTGTTCTTTGCGAACATCCCCTGGCTACCCTGAACCGGATTTGTGAATCGACCGGGCTTTCTTTTCCTGCCGGCTCCAAAGGCATGCAGCAGCTCGAAACGCTCGATATCGTGCGTGAAATCACCGGACAGCAGCGCAACCGGATTTTTGCCTACCAGCAGTATTTGAGTATCTTGAATGAAGGGACGGATAAATGA